In Micromonospora sp. LH3U1, one genomic interval encodes:
- a CDS encoding ATP-dependent DNA helicase UvrD2: MVVHSGSEKVLAGLDPEQRSAVTAPAGPVCILAGAGTGKTRAITSRIAHRALSGEISPRHVLAVTFTARAAAEMRSRLTVLGVGGVQARTFHAAALRQVRYFAPRLLAGRAMPELLDSKVRLVTLAAARVGLRTDRAAARDLAGEIEWAKSSLVEPSEYVVSAARALRDTPHEPAKVAEVFTAYEQVKRSNGVIDFEDMLRAAVWGIEEHSDVGEQVRGQYRHFVVDEYQDVNPLQQRLLDAWLGGRNDLTVVGDASQTIYSFTGATSAYLVDFPRRHRNATVVRLVRDYRSTPQVVGLANAVISQARGTEARLRLELSGQRPPGPEPDLRIFTDEPAEANAVAARCRSLIDAGTPAKEIAVLFRINAQSEAYEKALTEAAVPYVVQGAERFFERTEVRQAMVALRAATRSIPGETPLPTAVVEALTAVGWAPDAPPAGGAARERWEALSALVQLSEEYAATPEVVPIGEAASVERPVTLSDFTEELARRAAQQHVPTVDGVTLASLHSAKGLEWDAVFLVGLAEGTLPTTYAKTVEQVEEERRLLYVGITRARQWLWLSYAAARSPGGRARRPSRFLPQLDRSGGAERATGGSPAAKRPERRRTQIMSCRICGATLLAGPDRKLGRCPTCPSDIDEELHERLSEWRRRVAGAQKVPAYVVFTDATLIALAERRPGRPEELIAIAGIGPRKLGLYGDSVLALVGGAGVDDVCPEKTFEISS; this comes from the coding sequence GTGGTGGTTCACTCAGGGTCGGAAAAGGTGCTCGCCGGGCTGGACCCGGAGCAACGCTCCGCGGTGACCGCACCCGCCGGCCCGGTGTGCATCCTGGCCGGCGCCGGCACCGGCAAGACCCGGGCGATCACTTCCCGGATCGCCCACCGGGCGCTCTCCGGTGAGATCTCCCCCCGGCACGTCCTCGCGGTCACCTTCACCGCCCGGGCGGCTGCCGAGATGCGGAGTCGGCTCACCGTGCTCGGGGTCGGCGGTGTGCAGGCCCGCACGTTCCACGCGGCGGCGCTGCGCCAGGTGCGATACTTCGCGCCCCGGCTGCTGGCCGGCCGGGCCATGCCCGAACTGCTGGACAGCAAGGTGCGGCTGGTCACCCTCGCCGCCGCCCGGGTCGGCCTGCGCACCGACCGGGCCGCCGCGCGGGACCTGGCCGGTGAGATCGAATGGGCCAAGTCGTCGCTGGTCGAGCCATCGGAGTACGTGGTGTCGGCGGCCCGGGCGCTGCGCGACACACCGCACGAGCCGGCGAAGGTGGCCGAGGTGTTCACCGCGTACGAGCAGGTCAAGCGCTCGAACGGCGTGATCGACTTCGAGGACATGCTGCGCGCCGCGGTGTGGGGCATCGAGGAGCACTCGGACGTCGGCGAGCAGGTCCGTGGCCAGTACCGGCACTTCGTGGTCGACGAGTACCAGGACGTCAACCCCCTCCAGCAGCGGTTGCTGGACGCCTGGCTGGGTGGCCGCAACGACCTGACCGTGGTCGGCGACGCCAGCCAGACGATCTACTCGTTCACCGGGGCGACCTCGGCGTACCTGGTCGACTTCCCCCGCCGGCACCGGAACGCCACCGTGGTCCGGCTGGTCCGCGACTACCGCTCCACCCCGCAGGTGGTCGGGCTGGCCAACGCGGTGATCTCCCAGGCCCGGGGCACCGAGGCGCGCCTGCGGCTGGAGTTGAGCGGGCAGCGCCCACCCGGCCCCGAGCCGGACCTGCGGATCTTCACCGACGAGCCGGCCGAGGCGAACGCGGTGGCCGCGCGCTGCCGGTCGCTGATCGACGCGGGCACGCCGGCGAAGGAGATCGCCGTGTTGTTCCGGATCAACGCGCAGTCCGAGGCGTACGAGAAGGCGCTCACCGAGGCCGCGGTGCCGTACGTCGTGCAGGGTGCGGAGCGGTTCTTCGAGCGGACCGAGGTGCGCCAGGCGATGGTCGCGTTGCGCGCCGCCACCCGATCGATCCCCGGCGAGACGCCACTGCCGACCGCCGTCGTCGAGGCGCTCACCGCGGTGGGCTGGGCCCCGGACGCGCCCCCGGCCGGTGGCGCCGCCCGCGAGCGGTGGGAGGCGCTGTCCGCGCTGGTCCAGCTCTCCGAGGAGTACGCGGCCACCCCCGAGGTGGTGCCGATCGGCGAGGCCGCGTCGGTGGAACGCCCCGTCACCCTCTCCGACTTCACCGAGGAACTCGCCCGCCGGGCCGCCCAGCAGCACGTACCGACGGTGGACGGGGTGACCCTCGCCTCGCTGCACTCGGCCAAGGGGTTGGAGTGGGACGCGGTCTTCCTGGTCGGTCTCGCCGAGGGCACTCTGCCCACCACGTACGCCAAGACCGTCGAGCAGGTCGAGGAGGAGCGCCGCCTGCTCTACGTCGGGATCACCCGCGCGCGGCAGTGGCTCTGGCTGTCGTACGCCGCAGCACGCTCACCGGGCGGACGGGCCCGGCGTCCGTCGCGGTTCCTGCCCCAACTGGATCGTTCCGGCGGCGCCGAACGGGCGACCGGCGGCAGCCCGGCGGCCAAACGCCCCGAACGGCGTCGAACCCAGATCATGTCCTGCCGGATCTGCGGCGCCACCCTGCTCGCCGGCCCGGACCGCAAGCTGGGTCGCTGCCCCACCTGCCCGTCCGACATCGACGAGGAGCTGCACGAACGGCTGAGCGAGTGGCGGCGGCGGGTGGCCGGGGCGCAGAAGGTCCCGGCGTACGTGGTCTTCACCGATGCGACGCTGATCGCGCTGGCCGAGCGGCGACCGGGCCGGCCCGAGGAGTTGATCGCCATCGCCGGTATCGGCCCCCGCAAGCTGGGCCTCTACGGGGATTCCGTGCTGGCGCTGGTGGGGGGCGCCGGGGTGGACGATGTCTGCCCGGAGAAAACTTTCGAAATCTCGTCGTAA
- a CDS encoding mycoredoxin produces the protein MLTMYSTPWCGYCHRLKSQLDREGIGYEVVDIEQDPKAAEFVMSVNGGNQTVPTLHFADGSALTNPSITQVKQHLETLSA, from the coding sequence ATGCTGACGATGTATTCCACCCCCTGGTGCGGCTACTGCCACCGGCTGAAGTCGCAGCTCGACCGGGAGGGCATCGGTTACGAGGTGGTCGACATCGAGCAGGACCCGAAGGCCGCGGAGTTCGTGATGAGCGTCAACGGCGGCAACCAGACGGTGCCGACGCTGCACTTCGCCGACGGCAGCGCCCTGACGAATCCCTCGATCACCCAGGTCAAGCAGCACCTGGAGACCCTCAGCGCCTGA
- a CDS encoding MFS transporter, whose amino-acid sequence MRTVLRRPDFRLLFGGLLASMTAESILLLALAIWVKDLTGSNGLAGATIFAVIAPMTLAPLVGWFVDRYPRRPFFVAANVVTAALLTPLFTVRDAGDVWIVYLVAALYGLSSITLGAALSGLIRELVPVELLAEANGLLQTVRQGMRLIGPLAGAALYAALGGWALAGIGMVGFLTAAAVVTVLPTPQPVPPAVRLRWPAELGAGLRHLAGEPALRRALLGYGLGSLVMGFSESLIFAYVDQGLNRDAAFVGVLVTVQGVGGLLGGLCSPTLVRRLGEVGTMAAGVAFFAPAALALAYPDLRLGFAAVLLAGVSLPLTMVGLHTLIQRRTPSALVGRVAAATQAVVSGPQAFSIGTGALLVGFLDYRVLFALVGVATLAAGSYLWRGRHLSAPSGARPPTPPTRPTLPAPRRPAEDADRTVATGTHRPPPR is encoded by the coding sequence TTCCGCCTGCTCTTCGGCGGCCTGTTGGCCAGCATGACCGCCGAGTCGATCCTGCTGCTGGCGCTCGCCATCTGGGTCAAGGATCTGACCGGCTCGAACGGGTTGGCCGGTGCCACGATCTTCGCCGTCATCGCGCCGATGACCCTGGCACCGCTGGTCGGCTGGTTCGTCGACCGGTACCCGCGCCGGCCGTTCTTCGTGGCCGCGAACGTGGTCACCGCGGCCCTGCTCACCCCGCTGTTCACCGTCCGGGACGCGGGCGACGTCTGGATCGTCTACCTGGTGGCCGCCCTGTACGGACTGTCGTCCATCACGCTCGGCGCGGCGCTCAGTGGGCTCATTCGGGAGTTGGTGCCGGTCGAGCTGCTGGCCGAGGCGAACGGCCTGCTGCAGACCGTACGCCAGGGGATGCGGCTGATCGGCCCGCTGGCCGGCGCGGCGCTCTACGCGGCGCTCGGCGGGTGGGCGTTGGCCGGGATCGGCATGGTCGGATTTCTGACCGCGGCGGCGGTGGTGACCGTGCTGCCCACCCCGCAACCGGTGCCGCCGGCCGTGCGGCTGCGCTGGCCAGCCGAGCTGGGCGCCGGTCTGCGGCACCTGGCTGGCGAGCCCGCGCTGCGTCGGGCCCTGCTCGGCTACGGGCTCGGGTCGCTGGTGATGGGCTTCAGCGAGTCGCTCATCTTCGCCTACGTCGACCAGGGGCTGAACCGGGATGCCGCGTTCGTGGGGGTGCTGGTCACCGTGCAGGGAGTCGGCGGGCTGCTCGGCGGGCTCTGCTCACCGACGCTGGTCCGCCGGCTCGGGGAGGTCGGCACGATGGCCGCCGGGGTCGCCTTCTTCGCCCCGGCCGCGCTCGCGCTCGCGTATCCCGATCTCCGGCTCGGGTTCGCGGCGGTGCTGCTGGCCGGAGTCTCGCTCCCGCTGACGATGGTGGGACTGCACACGCTGATCCAGCGTCGGACCCCGTCCGCGCTGGTCGGCCGGGTGGCCGCGGCCACCCAGGCGGTGGTCAGCGGGCCGCAGGCGTTCTCCATCGGGACGGGCGCCCTGCTGGTCGGTTTCCTGGACTACCGGGTGCTGTTCGCGCTGGTCGGGGTGGCCACCCTGGCCGCTGGCAGCTATCTCTGGCGAGGCCGGCACCTGAGCGCGCCGTCCGGCGCCCGTCCGCCCACGCCGCCGACCCGCCCGACGCTCCCGGCACCCCGGCGACCGGCCGAGGACGCTGACCGCACCGTGGCGACCGGCACCCACCGACCGCCGCCACGGTGA